In the Mesoplodon densirostris isolate mMesDen1 chromosome 11, mMesDen1 primary haplotype, whole genome shotgun sequence genome, TCTGATGAAGCATAATGGATGAAATCCTATTAAAGGATTTCCCACATTTTCTGCATTTATAAGGATTCTCTATATGGTGACTTCTCTGCTGTAAACTCTGACTTAAGGCCTTCTCACTTTCATGGgttttctctccagtatgaattttttTATGTATAACAAGGACTGATTTCTTACTGAAGCCTCTCCCACACTCATtgcatttatgtattttctttccaTTGTGAATTTTCTTATGAAGTAAAAAGGATGACATTCGAATGAAGGCTTTCTCACATTTTCTGCACTGGTAGACATTTTGGACAAGCTGGATTTCCTGATGTATACTCAGAGATTGGCACTGACTCAAGGCCTTCCCACAGTCAAAGATTTCCTTTTCATCATGACTTCTCCCATGTAAAATAAGGGTTGTTCTTTGAATGAAGCTTTCCCCACATTTATCACATTCATAGCTTTTCCTTCCATTGTGAATTTTCTGATGAAGAGTAAGGGATGAGATCTGTCTGAAAGCTTTTCTACAATTACTGCATTCATAaggcttctctccagtatgaGAGTTCTGATGAAGTTTAAGAGATAAGCTTTGACTAAAGAATTTCCCCCAGTCGTTACATTttagagatttcttctttgaatgcACTTTCTTGGGTTTTACTAGGACTGAATTTTTCTTGCAGCCTCTCTTTCCTGTGGGAACTTTTTGTGGTGCAGAAACTGCTTTCTGATAGATGCTTTGCCCAGATTTGTTGCACTGATATGGAGATAACTTCTTGGTCTCACATTTAGACCCTAAATCCAAGCCCCGGCGTCTTTTCACTGGCTCCACCATCCAGGGTGCTTTCCCTTTTTACAATAAGGTGATCACATTTGGCCTCCGAAAGGGAAGTCCGAGAGAAACCAAGTTCCGGTAGTTTTCCAACATGACATCTTCATACAGATCCTTCTGAATGGGGCTCAGCCATTCCCACTCCTCCTGGGAGAAGTAGATGGCCAAATCCCCAAATGTGGCTGGTGCCTTGGACTTGGATTTCCCGCATGCAGCAGGCATCCTTTCCTCCCCTTTGAGGGTTTCAATTTGGAGAGGGGCAGAGTGCTGAGAAGGTGGGGCACATTCTTCCCTTCTGATTCCTCAAGTAAAATGGATTGCTCCAGGAAGTGGCAACGCACCCATCCTGTGGTTTCTCATGGCTGTTTGCCCTTGGCACACACCCCAAGTTGAAGGAGCACAATTCTTGTCCACAAAATAACTTTCTCCAAGAACTCAGCACTGCTGTGCAATGGGGTAAACAAAACCTGCTTCACCCTTAGCTGTTAAAAGTTTACATGAGATATCTTCAGCAATAGGCACACGGTTATTTCttgccttccttttcctttttaattcagTATACACCACGCATCTCCAAGGAAGCCTGACACTAAGAGGGCCGAAGTAAGAATTCTCACACAGTGCCTGTCCTCCAGGGTCACATCCCGGCGGCGCCCAGCCCCGGCAGCTGCGCAGGTACGGCGCGCTCCCCACGCTCCCCGCGCCTGGATACTTTCTGATTAGAGTAGGAATTATATAGTTGGGGGAGGGGCTTCGGGTACATTAGAGTCACAATGTGGATCCTTATTTTCATTCCTAAGCTTTGCAGAAAGTCTTTCAGAATATAATACTGAGAATCTGTAAGACTACCTTTGACTTACAGTGGTCCATTTGGTGAATAAGGAAGGTTAAGTTTTCATTAAAGCAAATTTATACATTCTTAGTCTCTAAGAAACTGGCTACAAAAATCTTTCAGATTTTAGCCTTTGTTTATAAGGTTACACTTAGAAACATGTATACAGACTTGTACATAGTAAAAGCAGCAAAAAAGGCACAGTTTTCATATTACTGGGGTGTCAATAATTTCTCCAAGTCAAGCAGGTTTGTGGATTTCATTTGAAGAACACATTTGCTGTACATGGTGAAACATCTTTTGAAAAGAGTGATCAATGGTTGGTGACcaaagaaaaatgacacataTGGAATATAAAGTTGGAGACATGAACACAACCAGCTTCAGAGAGAAACAGTGCAAGTGTATTTAGAATGGACAGCAGGCTTTGCAATCTGTTGCACTGGAGTTTTAGGGACTTACCAGAGACAGTGTTTGTTATTGCAGAACATTTTGCttcccaggaggaaggaagatTAACCAAAAGAAATACAACATTGAAAAATACACAGATGATACAGCAAAATAAAATCCTAGACTATAAGCCACAAAAGGCCCAATATATTAGCTTGGGAATTACTGGAGTGGCCCACAATCTAGTGCTTCCATCCTAACGATGTTTATAGAAGGAGAAGATTGAGTAATGCTTGCCCTGGCTTTTCAGCAAAGCCCCTGCTACCACCTCCCACAGTCCCCACTCTTGTGTGGCTTCTTGGGcttctgtaatttccttttgaCACATATGACTTTTTGTCTCCTAAAATCTGGTTTGCCTGGGGAATGTGTGTCAAAAATCAGGCATTATTTACTCATTGGGAAAGTGACCACTAGTGTGGAGTTGGGCATACCTAATGGGACGAAAGAAAGAAGGGCCACGTGCTCACCCACCCGCCACACAGGACAGCCACTTCTGGGCAATGTGCCATCTTCTTCCTAACAGCGCAATGAAAACCACAGGTCAGGCCAACTGGCGTCTCAGGCCTAGAGTATGCTGGTTAATTGATGTTCTAGCCAGAAGTCTTCTCTAAGTTTCAGAAATTCCTTCTTTGTATTCTGAGATATCTGaaattcttctctctcccttaaGAGGACAGTCCCTAGGGttgtttaaaaatgcatttgctCTTTAATTCAACAACAATTGAGATGGTTAAGTTAGCTTGTAAATAATGTTTCTATGATGTTTAACCTAGTTTCTTAACCCAGtaattactttcattttaatttattcttcctGGTACAGCAATCCtatgaaagaaagataaaatgtaaaacatttcaaaatagcTCTATTTCATTATGGAAGAAGGAGatagtattatttttcctttagggTCATATTTTATAGCTTTGAATCCTGTTATAGTAAAGCTGGAGGAACTCATCAGTTGATACTCAATGTATACTGGCCATTCCCATGCTGTACTTCCTATTGGCTCtctataaaaataacaataacagcaacagtaagaaaaacaaatatattgatGAAAATAATGACATTGAGAACTCTAACTAGAAAATTTGTAATTCCTCATTGAATAGCCTATTATTGACCCCTATTATATTATGTTATTGTACTGTTATTATAATAATAGTTGATACGTATTGTGGGTTTACTTTGTACCAGGTGGCttactaagcactttacatgtattttcaCATTTAACCAATATGATAGCCCTTTGAAGTAGTACTAataatatctccattttatagggtTTGAATTGATGTTTAAAGCAATTTATTTGAGGTAATGTAGCTTACTAGTGACAAAGCAGGGACTGCAATGTGTATGTCTGACTCTAAGGTCCCCAAGTTCTTCAATCACTGCTTTCCTTACTACCTCTACTATTCTTAGCCTCTTGAACAAGTTTCTCTTAAGTGCTGGTCTGCTCTCTGATTTTAAGTTCAGCTGAATTCAACTAACACTTGAACCCTTACACAGGCCCAGGCATACAAccaaaatgtttctcttttttttttttttttttttttttgcggtacgcgggcctctcactgttgtggcctctcccatcgtggagcacaggctccggatgcgcaggcccagcggccatggctcacgggcccagccgctccgcggcacgtgggatcctcccagaccggggcacgaacccgtgtcccctgcatcggcaggcggactctcaaccactgcgccaccagggaggccccaaaatgtTTCTCTTGACATAGGCGTCTTTGCCTCCCTACTTTGCAGTTTCCTTAATGTAAATAAAGATaacaatacctacctcataggatagTTAAGCATATTATGAGTAAAAGATAGCTATCATTATTGAAACAATAAGTTCCTGGCATAAGGTGGGTAATCAATAAatgttggatggatgaatgaatgtataGTGAGACAGCGTCTTGTCTATAAGAAGCTAATAGTATGGTTGTAAGAGCAACAGAACTACCTTAGCCATCTG is a window encoding:
- the LOC132499188 gene encoding LOW QUALITY PROTEIN: zinc finger protein 667-like (The sequence of the model RefSeq protein was modified relative to this genomic sequence to represent the inferred CDS: substituted 2 bases at 2 genomic stop codons), with the translated sequence MPAACGKSKSKAPATFGDLAIYFSQEEWEWLSPIQKDLYEDVMLENYRNLVSLGLPFRRPNVITLLXKGKAPWMVEPVKRRRGLDLGSKCETKKLSPYQCNKSGQSIYQKAVSAPQKVPTGKRGCKKNSVLVKPKKVHSKKKSLKCNDWGKFFSQSLSLKLHQNSHTGEKPYECSNCRKAFRQISSLTLHQKIHNGRKSYECDKCGESFIQRTTLILHGRSHDEKEIFDCGKALSQCQSLSIHQEIQLVQNVYQCRKCEKAFIRMSSFLLHKKIHNGKKIHKCNECGRGFSKKSVLVIHKKIHTGEKTHESEKALSQSLQQRSHHIENPYKCRKCGKSFNRISSIMLHQRIHASKKPYKCDKCEKIFMRLSTLTLHVRIHNREKLYRCNKCEKVCNRHSSLIQHQKIHTKKKKLFECKECGKMFSGIANLKIHQNIHSEEKPFKCNKCSKVFGRQSFLIEHQRIHTGEKPYQCEECGKAFSHRISLTRHKRIHTEDRPYECDQCGKAFSQSAHLAQHERIHTGEKPYTCKTCGKAFSQCTSLILHERSHTGEKPYECNECGKAFSSGSDLIWHQRSHSSEKPYECSKCGKAYSRSSSLIXHQNTHSEEKA